A genomic segment from bacterium encodes:
- a CDS encoding dCMP deaminase family protein has protein sequence MKKRTDYLSWDDYFMGVALLSAQRSKDPSTQVGACIVSDKNKIVGIGYNGFPIGLSDDELPWSREAESRLDTKYPYVCHAEMNAIVNSTQATLAGARLYVSLFPCNECAKLIIQVGIKKVIYLSDKYAHDELFIAARKMFTMARIECIQLVPKTTSITLDFSKF, from the coding sequence ATGAAGAAACGGACGGATTACTTAAGCTGGGATGATTACTTTATGGGTGTCGCTCTTCTATCAGCCCAGCGCAGCAAAGACCCCAGCACGCAGGTCGGCGCCTGCATCGTCAGCGACAAAAATAAAATCGTCGGCATCGGCTATAATGGATTTCCCATCGGACTTAGTGATGATGAATTGCCTTGGAGCCGCGAAGCCGAGAGCCGCCTCGACACCAAGTACCCCTATGTCTGCCACGCCGAGATGAACGCTATCGTCAATAGCACGCAAGCCACTCTCGCCGGAGCTCGTCTCTATGTCAGCCTGTTCCCTTGTAATGAATGCGCCAAGCTGATTATCCAGGTCGGAATCAAAAAAGTGATCTACCTGAGCGACAAGTATGCGCACGATGAGTTGTTCATCGCCGCCCGCAAGATGTTCACGATGGCTCGTATTGAGTGCATCCAACTTGTCCCGAAAACAACATCGATCACTCTCGACTTCTCCAAATTCTAG
- a CDS encoding dockerin type I repeat-containing protein, which translates to MRIRQLSLVVSLTLIFVAAAIAEDKVTYQSAKSNVAVAPVITSPEQINAVTHPISTSKPQRKYHKDPMTRPEARFQVETYDPSNPRFILDRATELADREDAGYVPCKSFAGISNTGWDPPDPHVAAGPTHVVEVVNSSIAIFNKETGVKLLQSTAEFWFQNTTPPPASGFIFDPKVVYDPNGGHFIIFYLCSDDVDESSYLVSVSQTSDAMGNWWSYNLNAAVNGTVPSNCWPDYPGLGFDYDEAVYLTSNQWEFGGGYQYAKVRILPKFQIYSGAPVTYNDLWYLKYNDNSTAFTVKPAVTYDDADGEFLLSNLWFGSNYTTYWKITNPVLSPVVTVRPRVNIPAYPSPPTVEQKGGANVGTLGSMTQDVLFRNGKVYTAFDQGFNWGSATVAAVRILGIDTTTSMATVDKVFGADKKHYYFPGIYVDPSDRIFLGFNRSSTEEFISIWYTEDLMATNSSRLLKAGQSARSGSEPVRWGDYAGIGPDPVDPNKVWISTEYSGPSSSNWMTWIGQVPSAISQPSLELPADNDVLRSPIAFAWDSFSPADSYRIEIDNDSNFTSIDHSIVVDSNGVTVSGFIDQSRYYWRVSGISVCANNPMSFVRSFVACSFTPGDADGGGSVTISDAVYLIGYIFTGGPEPVPQMAGDTNCDSNLTVTDVVLLINYIFGGGSAPCDPCSSPLDN; encoded by the coding sequence ATGCGTATACGCCAGCTTTCTCTTGTTGTCTCTCTGACCCTGATTTTTGTCGCCGCAGCAATTGCGGAGGACAAAGTCACTTATCAAAGCGCCAAGTCGAATGTCGCAGTTGCGCCAGTTATCACTTCTCCGGAACAGATAAATGCCGTCACGCATCCGATCTCGACAAGCAAACCCCAGCGCAAGTATCATAAGGACCCGATGACCCGGCCGGAAGCACGGTTCCAGGTAGAGACCTACGACCCCTCGAATCCGCGCTTCATTCTCGACCGTGCAACGGAACTCGCTGATCGGGAAGATGCCGGATATGTTCCGTGCAAGAGTTTTGCAGGGATCAGCAACACCGGTTGGGATCCGCCGGATCCGCATGTAGCGGCAGGACCGACTCACGTGGTTGAAGTAGTTAACAGCTCGATTGCCATCTTTAACAAGGAGACTGGTGTCAAGTTGCTGCAGTCGACGGCAGAATTTTGGTTCCAGAATACGACGCCTCCCCCGGCAAGCGGATTCATTTTCGACCCGAAGGTTGTATATGATCCGAATGGTGGTCATTTCATCATTTTCTATTTATGCTCGGACGATGTGGATGAGTCGTCTTATCTCGTCTCTGTATCACAGACCTCAGATGCGATGGGGAATTGGTGGAGTTATAATCTCAATGCGGCGGTAAACGGGACGGTGCCTTCGAATTGCTGGCCGGATTATCCCGGACTCGGATTCGACTATGATGAGGCAGTTTATCTGACCTCAAACCAATGGGAGTTTGGCGGTGGATACCAATATGCCAAGGTGAGAATTCTGCCGAAATTTCAGATCTATTCTGGTGCTCCCGTCACTTACAACGATCTTTGGTATTTAAAGTATAACGACAACTCGACGGCGTTTACCGTTAAGCCGGCAGTGACTTACGATGACGCTGACGGCGAGTTCTTGCTTTCGAATCTATGGTTTGGTTCAAACTATACAACCTACTGGAAGATCACCAATCCTGTCCTTAGTCCAGTTGTAACGGTGAGACCAAGGGTGAATATCCCGGCGTATCCGTCGCCACCGACTGTTGAGCAGAAGGGCGGAGCGAACGTTGGGACGCTTGGATCGATGACGCAGGATGTTCTGTTCCGTAACGGGAAAGTCTATACGGCCTTCGACCAAGGATTCAATTGGGGATCGGCAACGGTTGCGGCTGTACGCATACTGGGAATTGATACAACGACATCCATGGCGACTGTCGACAAGGTTTTCGGCGCAGACAAGAAGCACTACTACTTCCCGGGAATCTACGTCGATCCTTCTGACCGAATCTTCCTTGGCTTTAATCGTTCTTCAACCGAGGAGTTCATCAGTATCTGGTATACAGAAGATCTCATGGCTACGAACAGCAGTCGTTTGCTCAAGGCCGGCCAGAGTGCCCGCTCGGGTTCGGAACCGGTAAGATGGGGTGACTATGCAGGAATTGGGCCTGACCCGGTAGATCCGAACAAGGTATGGATTTCGACGGAATATAGCGGGCCGTCGTCGAGCAATTGGATGACCTGGATAGGGCAGGTGCCCTCGGCGATTAGTCAGCCGAGCCTTGAACTACCAGCCGACAATGACGTTCTCCGGAGCCCAATTGCCTTCGCCTGGGACAGCTTCAGCCCGGCGGATTCGTATAGAATCGAGATTGATAACGATTCGAATTTCACTTCAATTGATCATAGTATAGTTGTTGACTCCAATGGGGTTACGGTGTCAGGCTTCATTGATCAGTCGAGGTACTATTGGCGCGTTTCTGGCATTTCTGTCTGTGCGAATAACCCGATGTCATTTGTTCGCTCATTTGTTGCCTGCTCGTTTACGCCGGGTGACGCCGACGGCGGTGGATCAGTCACGATCAGCGATGCTGTCTATTTGATCGGGTATATCTTCACAGGCGGACCGGAACCGGTGCCACAAATGGCGGGTGACACGAATTGCGATTCGAACCTTACGGTCACGGATGTCGTATTGTTAATTAACTACATTTTCGGTGGCGGCAGCGCCCCGTGCGATCCATGTAGTTCACCATTGGACAATTAG
- a CDS encoding NfeD family protein has protein sequence MLLFATIGILGFAILLISLLFSHDHDHDFSNPDSDVLSDGDGGPSIFSVKILAIAMVGFGVTGFGVIAGTDYTMLIASLFGIGGALVMGLIGFTIIKTIWKQQASSTITRSDIIGAVGRLIDAIPANGVGQIACSVRGREDTFMARTKDGHAIPLGHTVKIVDKVGQHVIVEEG, from the coding sequence ATGTTGTTATTCGCAACGATAGGAATACTCGGTTTTGCGATTCTCCTGATTAGCCTGCTGTTCAGCCACGATCACGATCATGATTTTTCGAATCCTGACAGTGACGTACTCAGTGATGGCGACGGTGGTCCATCAATATTCTCGGTCAAAATTCTGGCCATTGCGATGGTCGGGTTTGGTGTCACCGGATTTGGTGTCATCGCCGGCACCGACTACACGATGCTGATTGCTTCGCTCTTCGGAATCGGCGGCGCATTAGTGATGGGGTTGATTGGGTTCACAATCATCAAGACGATCTGGAAGCAGCAAGCGTCCTCGACAATCACGCGTTCGGATATCATCGGAGCGGTCGGGAGATTGATCGATGCAATTCCTGCGAACGGCGTCGGACAGATTGCGTGCAGTGTCAGAGGGCGAGAAGATACATTTATGGCGCGGACTAAGGATGGACATGCTATACCGCTGGGCCACACTGTTAAGATTGTAGACAAAGTGGGGCAGCACGTCATTGTCGAAGAGGGATAA
- a CDS encoding response regulator transcription factor — MDKLRILLIETSRLLRNGIISLLNEQVDITAVASTGTRSALEQAKAFSPQIVLIAPGTRTQKTQRMLVLLNKQLPQAKIVVIDFVLAREGAVVYEGAGIAGYLRRDASLEVFLHTIRSVANGAKLLPSPLQNSILKLIVEDAFREDRIQSIYKAIRLTNLEYQVAAILASGKSIESAATLLHLTAPAIKAHLRNTIDKLTLYLQLESAFPTRRLKSPNDRCRNQKRLSDKSLSLTSTN; from the coding sequence GTGGACAAACTGAGGATTCTCCTGATCGAAACCAGCCGGCTCTTGAGAAACGGAATAATCTCACTTCTCAACGAACAGGTTGACATCACTGCAGTGGCATCAACTGGAACTCGCAGTGCGCTGGAACAAGCCAAAGCGTTCTCGCCGCAAATCGTATTGATTGCCCCCGGGACTAGAACACAGAAGACGCAGAGGATGTTGGTCTTGCTCAACAAGCAGCTACCTCAAGCCAAAATCGTTGTAATTGATTTTGTCCTCGCGCGAGAAGGCGCCGTTGTTTATGAAGGAGCAGGAATCGCTGGTTACTTGCGGCGAGACGCTTCACTCGAGGTATTCTTGCACACAATCAGGTCAGTTGCCAACGGCGCAAAGCTGCTGCCTTCGCCATTGCAAAACTCAATACTGAAACTAATCGTCGAAGATGCATTTCGGGAGGACCGCATTCAGTCGATCTACAAGGCGATTAGACTGACCAATCTTGAATATCAAGTCGCAGCAATTTTGGCCTCGGGAAAGTCAATAGAATCCGCCGCAACACTGCTCCACCTCACCGCTCCTGCTATTAAAGCACATCTTCGTAATACTATCGATAAACTGACGCTGTATCTGCAGCTCGAATCGGCCTTCCCGACAAGGCGCTTGAAATCACCAAATGATAGATGTCGCAATCAAAAAAGGCTGAGTGACAAATCACTCAGCCTTACTTCTACTAACTGA
- a CDS encoding response regulator transcription factor, whose product MPKIRVLVIEDNRLLREGIVKMISAESDMEVQASAGDTDALEIAAQLAPHVVLLDLGLKYQDSLNIVEEFRRDIPNSQIVIMDLVPSHADVVELVKAGVSGFILKDATLYDFLDTIRTVARGMKVLPALMTDSLFSQIIEHALKSGKVKKMPSSVKMTRREQDVIALIADGKSNKEIAIALNIAVHTVKSHVHNILEKLSLHTRLELASYANLPYNVKRPDPDKPSS is encoded by the coding sequence GTGCCCAAAATCAGGGTTCTCGTAATTGAGGACAATCGACTGCTTCGTGAAGGCATTGTCAAGATGATCAGCGCGGAGTCAGACATGGAAGTACAGGCATCGGCGGGTGACACCGATGCGCTCGAAATCGCGGCACAGTTGGCGCCGCACGTCGTACTTCTCGATCTCGGCCTAAAATATCAGGACAGCCTGAACATCGTGGAAGAATTCCGCAGGGACATTCCCAATTCCCAGATCGTCATAATGGATCTTGTTCCATCTCATGCTGATGTTGTGGAACTGGTCAAGGCTGGCGTTTCCGGTTTCATCCTGAAGGACGCTACGCTCTACGACTTCCTCGATACTATCCGAACAGTAGCACGGGGAATGAAAGTCCTCCCTGCTCTCATGACAGATTCGCTCTTCTCCCAAATCATAGAGCATGCTCTCAAGAGCGGAAAAGTCAAGAAGATGCCATCATCTGTCAAAATGACTCGACGTGAACAAGACGTGATCGCTCTTATTGCTGACGGCAAGAGCAACAAAGAGATCGCAATTGCACTCAACATTGCCGTTCATACGGTTAAGAGTCATGTCCACAACATACTCGAGAAATTGTCTTTGCATACTCGACTTGAATTAGCCTCGTATGCCAATCTTCCCTACAATGTTAAGCGACCTGATCCAGATAAACCCTCCTCCTAA
- a CDS encoding DUF3857 and transglutaminase domain-containing protein: MNKRILIITALTLCVAMFGVAGAVTKTFSDADILALIAQAPSPQQYPQAGGYVLVNQRASTVQLDGSSVTDWHMVVKIMQERGKEMYGDVKHLYNKEADSVVVVKAVTYLVDGTTKEVESKAIHDLTPAFLSNAAIYSNIMQKVINFPALAPGVTIELKLRTFHKAAEEGEEHYTWGTDLFQGNDPIGFKEIALTVHPSVNLRYTFQNEGVDYSKSEADGMVTHNWTTTNSPQVISEPSMPSMTRIAPRLIYTDATSWDQVGKWLAGQFYPHVKTDGDVLKKATELTKGAKSLDEKIEKIGLYVITDIRGVAENSLPLGLAGYEPNDADVVLANKYGDWRDKSVLLISLLRAAGIEAYPHFVNRNGAILANEHPAMKQFDAILAYVPSYKGAPLWINPFGDMASFGYLPDAQGTTGFLVKENASEMLAVVDPAPETNVADCRFEMIVKSNGDVDGTAGCQLSGIFDNMARATLKDATPKEREQYFLATANSMGEGSHNKEFKVSNLSDLTSTVQVAQDYSTPEMGIVQGDMMIFRLQDVPFGFAQIPANPGQTVRNYSMMLDSKMMLKKEGVIHLPPGYRAVFVSEPFAIENSFGKWSSNFSLNSDSTEVIYSASVTLVDKEIDTEEYPMFKKAYDDFSSPNNTLILLEKRLPN; encoded by the coding sequence GTGAACAAACGTATTTTAATCATAACAGCGTTGACGCTCTGTGTCGCAATGTTCGGTGTCGCCGGCGCTGTCACAAAGACCTTTTCCGACGCCGACATTCTGGCGTTGATCGCGCAGGCGCCGTCGCCTCAGCAATATCCGCAAGCTGGCGGCTATGTGCTGGTTAATCAACGCGCATCAACCGTCCAGTTGGATGGCAGCAGCGTGACCGATTGGCACATGGTTGTCAAGATCATGCAGGAACGCGGCAAGGAGATGTATGGCGATGTCAAGCATCTCTACAACAAGGAAGCTGATAGTGTCGTCGTCGTCAAGGCCGTGACCTATCTCGTCGATGGGACTACCAAGGAAGTCGAAAGCAAGGCGATCCACGACCTGACACCGGCTTTCCTGTCGAACGCCGCGATCTATTCCAACATCATGCAGAAGGTTATCAATTTCCCAGCACTTGCGCCAGGAGTCACGATCGAACTGAAACTGCGCACCTTCCACAAAGCCGCTGAAGAAGGCGAAGAGCATTACACTTGGGGCACCGACCTGTTTCAAGGCAACGATCCGATCGGCTTCAAGGAGATTGCCCTGACCGTTCACCCGAGTGTCAATCTCCGCTACACTTTCCAGAACGAAGGCGTCGATTACAGCAAATCCGAAGCGGATGGTATGGTCACCCACAATTGGACCACAACCAACTCACCGCAGGTGATCAGCGAACCGAGCATGCCTTCAATGACGCGTATCGCGCCTCGCTTGATCTACACCGATGCCACATCGTGGGATCAAGTCGGCAAGTGGCTCGCTGGACAATTCTATCCGCATGTGAAGACCGACGGCGATGTGCTGAAGAAAGCAACTGAGCTCACCAAAGGTGCGAAGTCACTCGACGAGAAGATCGAAAAGATCGGCCTCTATGTCATTACCGACATTCGCGGCGTCGCCGAAAACAGCCTCCCGCTCGGACTCGCCGGATACGAACCCAATGATGCCGACGTCGTCCTCGCCAACAAGTACGGCGACTGGCGCGACAAATCCGTTCTCCTGATCTCGCTATTGCGAGCGGCCGGCATCGAAGCCTATCCGCATTTTGTCAATCGCAACGGCGCGATTCTGGCGAACGAACATCCTGCGATGAAGCAGTTCGATGCTATCCTCGCTTACGTACCCTCATACAAGGGCGCACCGCTGTGGATCAATCCTTTCGGCGACATGGCGTCATTCGGCTATCTCCCCGATGCGCAAGGCACCACGGGATTCCTTGTCAAAGAAAACGCCAGCGAAATGCTCGCCGTCGTTGACCCTGCGCCCGAAACCAACGTCGCCGACTGCCGCTTCGAGATGATCGTCAAATCGAACGGCGATGTCGATGGCACCGCCGGCTGCCAGTTGTCGGGCATCTTCGACAATATGGCGCGCGCCACGCTAAAGGACGCAACACCCAAGGAACGCGAGCAGTACTTCCTCGCCACCGCCAACAGCATGGGCGAAGGCAGCCACAACAAGGAATTCAAAGTTTCGAACTTGAGCGATCTGACGTCCACGGTTCAGGTAGCACAAGACTACTCCACACCGGAGATGGGCATCGTGCAAGGCGACATGATGATCTTCCGCTTGCAGGACGTGCCGTTCGGTTTCGCGCAGATTCCTGCAAATCCGGGACAGACTGTGCGCAACTACAGCATGATGCTTGACTCAAAGATGATGCTCAAGAAAGAAGGCGTGATTCATTTGCCGCCGGGCTACCGCGCAGTTTTCGTTTCCGAGCCGTTCGCAATCGAAAACAGCTTCGGCAAGTGGAGTTCAAACTTCTCGCTCAACTCCGACTCCACCGAGGTCATTTACAGTGCTTCAGTGACATTGGTCGACAAGGAAATTGACACCGAAGAATATCCGATGTTCAAGAAAGCCTACGACGATTTCTCATCACCGAACAACACCCTGATCCTTTTGGAGAAACGTCTCCCGAACTAA
- a CDS encoding DUF3857 and transglutaminase domain-containing protein, whose translation MHNFKKAIAMLIATLLLIASTAFAATLDKETAELIKKAGDTKQYPDANALLIKQNTTYEYNADGTGKTTDYMLAKVLTEAGFKDYGEIKIPFYKTYDSIVVKSARVIKQDGSIIEVPAEMMKDISDASTEAMNIYESDALNRVITFKNLEVGDCVELLVEDHLYHAPMEGQFDGMEVFQVFEPMISKEVVVIGPKSLPLRHITMNGKVKFSEKQMGDKVRYTWSAENVDRIIQEPAMPSLTEIAPTVIFSTIESWETVSKWWNEMAGKQMELNDAMRAEVSSLTAGKTTRDEKVDAIYHFVAQKVRYMGLGTGKKKGLEPKPVTETYETKYGVCRDVAAMMVAMLREADVPAEVVLTNMGSKVAYDIPYIGFNHAIVAIKNDDGTFTYADPTVENSVDWLPAVEAKQQVLVCTPEGKPLADTPLTPAKDNMGKIKAVSNLTGEGVFTSEVTIATDGIYDLALRSFARSMPSAQMSMIWNYVIQDVYPGARLTGFSYTDPENLELPFEIKFSYQVDKYPTEAGEFVLMKSPVSRGSFELISKFLLSSASLPERKYAYNLGFTFGASEEETITLPAGMKVKSMPDAVSESKGPVDYRMTYQSQNSSELATGGTLVTYQKEIMINAKEMSPAEYAQFKEVMKTASKSARGELIMQREGSQN comes from the coding sequence ATGCACAATTTCAAGAAGGCGATTGCGATGTTGATCGCGACATTGCTGCTAATCGCATCAACGGCCTTTGCCGCCACCTTGGACAAGGAAACGGCAGAATTGATTAAGAAGGCCGGTGATACAAAACAGTATCCCGATGCCAACGCCCTGCTGATTAAGCAGAACACAACTTACGAATACAATGCCGATGGCACCGGCAAGACAACCGACTATATGTTGGCGAAAGTCCTCACCGAAGCCGGTTTCAAGGACTACGGCGAAATCAAGATTCCGTTCTACAAGACGTATGACAGCATCGTCGTCAAGTCGGCTCGCGTCATCAAGCAGGACGGCTCGATTATCGAAGTACCCGCCGAGATGATGAAAGACATTTCCGACGCCTCTACCGAAGCAATGAACATCTACGAGAGCGATGCCCTCAACCGCGTCATAACTTTCAAGAATCTCGAAGTCGGCGACTGTGTTGAACTGCTTGTCGAAGACCACCTTTATCACGCACCGATGGAAGGCCAGTTCGACGGTATGGAAGTATTCCAAGTGTTCGAACCAATGATCTCCAAAGAAGTCGTGGTCATCGGCCCGAAATCACTTCCCCTGCGCCACATCACTATGAACGGCAAGGTCAAGTTCTCGGAAAAGCAAATGGGCGACAAAGTGAGATATACTTGGAGCGCCGAAAACGTCGACCGGATTATTCAAGAACCGGCGATGCCCTCTCTGACAGAAATTGCACCGACCGTGATTTTCTCAACCATCGAATCCTGGGAAACGGTCAGCAAGTGGTGGAACGAAATGGCCGGAAAGCAAATGGAACTCAATGACGCCATGCGCGCCGAGGTTTCATCCTTGACCGCCGGCAAAACTACACGCGACGAAAAAGTCGATGCCATCTACCACTTCGTCGCGCAGAAAGTCCGTTACATGGGCCTCGGCACCGGCAAGAAGAAAGGCCTCGAACCGAAACCTGTGACTGAAACCTACGAAACCAAATACGGTGTCTGCCGCGACGTTGCCGCGATGATGGTCGCGATGCTTCGCGAAGCTGATGTTCCCGCCGAAGTCGTCTTGACTAACATGGGTTCCAAAGTCGCTTACGATATCCCCTACATCGGCTTCAATCACGCTATCGTCGCGATCAAGAATGATGACGGCACTTTCACCTACGCCGATCCCACCGTCGAGAACTCCGTCGACTGGCTCCCTGCAGTGGAAGCCAAACAACAAGTTCTTGTCTGCACTCCCGAAGGCAAGCCGCTGGCTGATACGCCGCTGACTCCGGCCAAGGACAACATGGGCAAAATCAAAGCCGTTTCGAATCTGACCGGGGAAGGTGTCTTCACCTCCGAAGTGACCATCGCTACCGACGGCATTTATGACCTGGCACTCAGATCATTCGCCCGCTCAATGCCGAGCGCACAGATGTCGATGATCTGGAACTACGTGATTCAGGATGTCTATCCCGGCGCGCGCCTAACCGGCTTCTCATACACCGACCCTGAAAATCTCGAGCTTCCCTTTGAGATCAAGTTCTCCTATCAGGTCGACAAGTACCCGACCGAAGCCGGCGAGTTCGTTTTGATGAAGAGCCCGGTGTCTCGCGGTTCGTTCGAATTGATCTCCAAGTTCTTGCTGTCGTCGGCTTCCCTGCCGGAACGCAAGTACGCCTATAACCTCGGCTTCACTTTCGGCGCTTCCGAAGAAGAAACCATCACCCTTCCGGCTGGTATGAAAGTCAAGTCGATGCCCGACGCCGTTTCCGAATCCAAAGGACCGGTTGATTATCGCATGACCTACCAAAGCCAAAACTCTTCCGAGCTGGCTACGGGCGGAACTCTGGTCACTTATCAAAAAGAGATCATGATCAACGCCAAGGAAATGTCACCGGCAGAGTATGCCCAGTTCAAGGAAGTCATGAAGACTGCTTCCAAGTCGGCGCGCGGCGAACTTATCATGCAGCGTGAAGGCTCGCAAAACTAA
- a CDS encoding MotA/TolQ/ExbB proton channel family protein, with protein MTDPRQEAQYTEPLYKRRNYIVPTLATIVVLIISAVVLWTMHNNATDNINAALQQQERDGVSAVDREGFAETTGTDPVGFDLSNYLHAKYPTIVLGIYFVLAALGIAVLVRFTLFMLFSTKRDQYYPNDASLDHFLKQKFVSWEEFCQYVQAQDHLNSRFWRILKDSAMVTSASGRVDHLYLHLRNRIDRITENMDEMSLYDSIATASPAAGFFGTLIGFLFIFSQGQSAANLSQSLEFAVGLKVAIITSLWGLLNLGLAIAATYFSRRVINQIHDQMVVRAVAVCEIVESLPQGQLEKVQQVLPSKEHLRVRS; from the coding sequence ATGACCGACCCGAGGCAAGAAGCTCAATATACTGAACCACTGTACAAACGCCGGAACTACATCGTCCCGACCTTGGCAACAATTGTCGTATTGATCATTTCCGCCGTTGTGCTGTGGACAATGCACAACAATGCGACCGACAATATCAACGCTGCACTTCAACAGCAGGAGCGCGACGGTGTCAGCGCCGTCGATCGCGAAGGGTTTGCTGAAACGACCGGCACCGATCCGGTTGGATTTGATCTTTCGAATTACCTGCATGCCAAGTATCCGACAATCGTGCTTGGAATCTACTTTGTACTTGCAGCGCTCGGTATCGCCGTCCTTGTTCGCTTTACGCTGTTTATGTTGTTCTCGACCAAGCGCGATCAATACTATCCCAACGATGCCAGCCTCGACCACTTCCTCAAGCAGAAGTTCGTGTCGTGGGAGGAATTCTGCCAATACGTCCAGGCGCAGGATCACCTCAATTCGCGCTTCTGGCGAATTCTTAAAGATTCCGCGATGGTTACCAGCGCTTCCGGTCGCGTCGATCACTTATATCTGCACTTGCGTAACCGCATCGACCGCATTACCGAAAACATGGATGAGATGAGTCTCTACGACAGTATTGCCACCGCCTCACCGGCAGCAGGATTCTTCGGCACCCTCATTGGCTTCCTGTTCATCTTCAGCCAGGGACAGAGCGCCGCCAACTTGTCACAATCGCTTGAGTTCGCCGTCGGTCTAAAGGTCGCCATCATTACCAGCCTCTGGGGATTGCTCAATCTGGGTCTGGCAATCGCTGCGACCTACTTCTCGCGCCGCGTGATCAACCAGATTCACGACCAAATGGTGGTCCGCGCCGTCGCTGTCTGTGAAATTGTCGAATCGCTGCCGCAGGGACAGCTTGAAAAAGTACAGCAGGTACTTCCCAGCAAGGAGCATCTCCGTGTCCGATCGTAA
- a CDS encoding GIY-YIG nuclease family protein, whose amino-acid sequence MGGVTYRVYILRCNDGTFYTGQTTDLEKRLAAHNRGTGARYTRGRGPVEMVYSVEVATLREAFILEHKIKRLSRAAKEKLISSAVVIA is encoded by the coding sequence ATGGGAGGCGTGACATACCGCGTTTACATACTTCGCTGCAATGACGGCACTTTCTATACCGGGCAGACAACGGATCTCGAGAAGAGACTTGCGGCGCACAATCGTGGAACCGGAGCGCGCTACACTCGCGGTAGGGGACCGGTGGAAATGGTATACAGCGTCGAGGTTGCGACTTTACGCGAAGCATTCATACTCGAGCACAAGATCAAACGGTTGTCACGAGCTGCGAAAGAGAAGCTGATTAGCTCAGCGGTCGTAATAGCTTAA
- a CDS encoding Smr/MutS family protein: MSDSTDDPIEYPIDGILDLHHFDPKDVKELVPEYILACKECGILEIRIIHGKGIGHLRRTVHSLLERNENVESFRLDSQSSSSWGATLVTLRK, from the coding sequence ATGTCCGATTCAACTGACGACCCGATTGAGTATCCAATCGACGGTATTTTGGACCTGCATCATTTCGACCCGAAAGATGTCAAAGAGCTAGTGCCGGAGTATATACTCGCCTGCAAAGAGTGCGGAATCCTCGAGATTCGTATCATCCATGGCAAGGGAATTGGCCATCTGCGCAGGACGGTCCATTCACTGCTCGAACGCAATGAAAATGTCGAGTCGTTTCGGCTTGATTCTCAGTCGTCATCCTCATGGGGCGCAACGCTGGTGACACTGCGGAAATAG